From the genome of Lutra lutra chromosome 8, mLutLut1.2, whole genome shotgun sequence:
GTGGGAAGGTCGGAGTCAGCCGGGGCCGGGTACTCGCCTGTTCTCACCTGCTCTCACAGGAGCTGGGCCCTGGCCTGGAGCCCTGAGGACCCAGATAGAGGCAGACAGGGGCTCCGTGCCTCCCTGCCCGGCAGAATGCCCTGGATGGCAGTGAAATTTTGACTCACGTAgacatggggagggagaagccctAGGTGGTTGGGCAGAAGCTCCACTCCAGCTGCTTTCTCCCAGGCCCTGCTGACCCCACAGGATGCAGTCCTGTCAGACGAGCTGAACCACGCCTCCATCATTGATGGCATCCGTCTATGTAAGGCCCATAAATACCGCTACCACCACCTGGACATGGCTGACTTGGAGGCCAAGCTGCAGGACGCCCAGGTGGGGCGAGGCCCAGGTGGGGCGAGGCCCAAGGGTGGCAGAGGCAAGAGGATAAGCAGAGGCTTATCCTCAGCCTCGCCCCTAGTGAAAGAACTAAGGCTTGGAGGGACCCACTTTGCACTCCCAAAGAACATGAAAGTTTGAaacagaatttgaacccaggtccttCTGCCCCAAGGCTTTCTTCCATTATACGGAGCCGCCTTGACTTTTAGCCATCACCTTCCATGTGGCAGGCCCCGCTGGGCGTAAAGGTGGGATGAGCTTCGGGATAGAAGTggtcccaccccaccctccctctcgcAGGGGAGACTGAGCTGTTCTCACTGGCCAGGACTGCCCTGGAAGAGCTGGGCATGGCTCAGGGAGGCACAGATGAGGACCGGGATGTTCCGGCCCCAACATAGTAATGCTTACGTGCCGGCCTCCGTGCCAGACCCTGGGCAAGGTGAGCCCTTAGAGCCCTGAGCAGCATAGAGAATGGGAGGATTGGCCCAGCTGGGGACACCAGCCATCACCTGTCCACGGCTTCCCTACAGAAGCATCGGCTGCGCCTGGTGGCCACTGATGGGGCCTTTTCCATGGATGGCGACATCGCCCCCCTGCGGGAGATCTGCCACCTTGCCTCTCGATATGATGCCCTGGTCTTTGTGGATGAGTGTCACGCTACTGGCTTCCTGGGGGCCACTGGACGGTGGGAGCGTGCATCTCCTTGGGTTGGGCTTCTGAGGATGGGTGGGAAAGCAGGAAGCCAGCCCTTCCCCTAACCCATGGTCCCTGGGCACTCGGGCAGCCAGTGGTGGCAGTGCTAGCTTCCCTTGCAGGGGCACGGATGAGCTGCTGGGTGTCACAGACCAGGTCACCATCATCAACTCCACGCTGGGGAAGGCACTGGGTGGAGCTTCAGGTACCTACAGGGTCATGCCCCTGAGGTCCCCTTATCCACAGGCAGGGCCCTGGAGAGGTctcagggaaggtggggaggggaggctgggatgGTACAGAAGAGGGCAGTGTGGACTGTCCTCCCAGGAGGGGCTCGGGTAGGCTCTGGCACCTGGCCTCTGACTCCCACCCTCACCTCTGCCCTTGTCCTCAGGGGGCTACACGACGGGGCCTGAGCCCCTGGTGTCCCTGCTTCGGCAGCGCTCCCGGCCCTACCTCTTCTCCAACAGCCTGCCCCCTGCTGTCGTTGGCTGTGCCTCCAAGGCCCTGGACCTGCTAATGGAGAGCAACGCCATCGTCCAGACTATGGCAGCCAAGACCCAGCGGTGCGGTCCCCGGCAGGGGTGGgacaggctgggggtgggggagctggtAGGGGCCTGCCCCCATGTGCCCACCCTCTGCCCATACCATGCCTCCAGCAGATTGCACTGGGACTCAACCCTTTTAACCAAGGGCTGCCTGCCCACCCACCtacctcttctctgtctccctcttccttccatttcctggTACATTTCTCCGTCAATGACCCTGTGTCTCCCCCTCTTATGTTATcctgtcttttcactctctggTTTGGTCTGCTGGTTCCTCTGCCTGGCTCCCcatctgcatctggctctgttgGTCCATCCTGCAGACTTGGGCACAGATCACGGGCCCGTCAGGAGTGGGTGTGAACCCTCCACAGTCCCCTGGCTACCTGTGACACCCAGCTTGTGCCCACAGTTTCCGCAGTAGGATGGAGGCTGCTGGCTTCACCATCCTGGGAGCCAATCATCCCATCTGCCCAGTGATGCTGGGTGATGCTCGGCTGGCCTCTTGCATGGCAGATGACATGCTcaagagaggtgaggaagccGGGACAAGGAGACCGGTTATGGGTCttcagagaaaagaggagggagcCCCTGTACTATGAATGCTCCCCCATACCCTCCCCCTATGACCCTCTCGAGACAAGCTGAAGATCCCAGGACATGACTTATGTGCATGTCTGGGGAACCTTAGGCAACTCCCTTGCCCTCTGTGACCCTCAGGGGAGTAGGAACAATGTGTCATGTCTCCCAAAGCGTGTGTGGCTTTGCTGAGCCCCAGGTTGACCCTTTTCTACCTTACCAGGCATCTTCGTCATCGGGTTCAGCTATCCAGTGGTCCCCAAGGGCAAGGCCCGGATCCGGGTACAGATCTCAGCAGTGCACAGTGAGGAAGACATCGACCGCTGTGTGGAGGCCTTCGTGGAGGTGGGGCGGCTGCATGGGGCCCTACCCTGAGGTGGCTGGTGACGAGCAGAGCCAAGATCCCCCTCCCTCCACATTGATAAAAGGGGCCTTCGGTCAGCCTGGGCCAGAGGCTCTGAGCCCTGTCAAAGTcctgaggctgggctggggcaaGGCCCGTTCTTGTGGTTGAGAGTGTCAAGCAACAATGTGGAAATGGGCTGATATATCAGTGTGCTTCATTCTCTCTGGGCAGGCCCAGCCCTGTGACCAGTTGAAGAATCAGGTGGGAGCTGAGGCTCCTGAGTAGGTTTCAGAGCTGACCACCTACCCTAGGTTAAGATGAGACGCAGGCCGTGGGGATAATGTGGGTAGCCCCCCGCCCCAATCAGATTATGTGCTGCTGGAGAGGACAGCTACCAACCCTGCAGgccctttcccaccccacccacgCCATTTGCTCTTCAGCCTCCGGAGAACACCTCGttttctgtccccccccccatcCAAAGGATGGTTTACAGCTGGCCAGATAAGGAGGGGCTGGGCACCCAAACCTGCCCCAAAGGAAAGAACGTGGGTCACTATCGGAAAGGCCCCCGACAGTTTGGAACCATGTATTCTAGCCCACTTTGGCCCCTTGGCAGGCCCCTTCCcccctgtgtgcctcagtttcccgcACTACCAAGAGTAGATGGTACAGAGTAACTGGGCTCCTTCCATCCCTCTCGGTCCAAGGCCTACGGGCCTGCTGATCAGCCGCCAGGGGGCGCAGCGAGCTCAGGCTCCGGCTGCTATTGCCGCGCCCCGCCAGAATCCAGGCCTCGGCGGGCAAGGCTCTCCGTAGAGTTGATTTGCTGCTGCCAAGGCCCCGTCCACATTTGTCCCCAGAAGGGGCTCGCTGCTCCCCTAGTGGACACCTTCCTGTAGTCGCTGTCCCTGGTCCTTGTCTTTTCATTGCCGTCCCCACTCAGCTTTAtgggcacgggggggggggggggggccggggggcggggcggcccAGGCAGGATAGGTTCTGACTCACTCGGCTCCAGCCTCATTGGGGTGTGGCCTTGGGAAGCTCGGACCTCGCTGGACGTAGGGCAGGGAGGATGAAAACGCCCTTCTTCGTCCACAACAGGGAACTAGGACCCCCTCTCCGTGTCCTCgaacccccagccctgcccttaaCCTGGCTGTCGGGATGGACGGTCTGGGCCAGCTGCTGCGATCCTAACTGGGATTCTAGGAATCTTAGCTTGTGGTCGGAAGGAGCTTGTGGCTGGGGCCCAGGACCTCCACGTGCTGGGAGATGGCCCCCCAGGGAAGAGGGCTGCTGTGGCCACAGCAGCAGCTGGAATACTCGAGAGAGCCGCAGCCACGCGGTCGTGTACCTGGCGCAGGCGCACCGTTGCAGCAGCGAGTGCCTATGGCCTGGCGCTAGCCTCGGGCCCAGCCAGCAGCTTGATGTGCGTGATCTGCGTAGGCCGGCGGGTTACACGGGATGGCCCCAAGCAGCCACCGGGCAACGCATTCCAGCAGTAGGTGTGGCGGGACAGAAAGCAGCGCCCAGGTCCACCCGGCAGTGGCTTAGAGCACGCGCCGGCTCGTCCTGCGGCTCCCGGGCGCCCCCCGGCGGCTGGCGTGGGCAGCTGCGTTGCCGCGATAGCGCGCCCCGCCGTCGGTCAGCTCGCGGCTGTGCCGGCTCCCATCCGCGGAGGTACAGAAGGGCTGGTGGGAAGCACCCGCGGGCGCCGCGGGCACTCTGGGCGCACATGCTGCGGGTTGGACGCGTGCTGGTAGTGGCCCGACGGCCGTGGGTCGGCCGCACCTCCACCCAGAGACCGCTCCCACGGCTCACGGTCCACGTCTTCTGCATCTGGCTCTGGGTTCAAGGCTGCGGCCTCCTGGAGCAAGAGAAGGAGCGGGCGCCAGGGACGTGCTGGGCTGCGGCCTTGGCCTTGACAATGGGGCTTTTCCTGCCTGCTACTCGCCAGCCCTTTGCTTGCCTCggtcctcctgccctccctccttccctctttctccctctcccactccccctgcttatgttccttctctcgctgtgtctctgtctagtgaataaatacaaccttttttaaaaaaaaaaacaacaaacaaaaaccgaaAAAAAACCTCTGAGCACACAGGAAAATCCCAGGGGGTCTGGGAGATGCTAGTCCTAGAGTTTCTTCCCCAGTTCCTTGGGCCTTGAATGCAAGTCCTGGCTCTATCAGTGTCCCAGTGTCCCCTCAaactattttctcttccctttcacgGACTTCCTATTAACATTCCCGCCTGCCTCCCAGCTTCTAGAAAGACCACAAGCAGTCCCTACCACCTCTTCTCTCCTTAAACTCATTGCGGACTCTTGCCTCCAGTACACTTGTCCAGTTTACAAACAACCTCATTGTTAGGAAATCCAGGGTACCTCGCCCCCTCTTCCCATCCCTGACTAGTCTCTCTAACCCTCTGGAGGCATTTGGCCATGTGGCTCACTTCTCCAAGAGTTCCAGGCCAGAACCCCATGCCTGATTGAATCACACAGCCATGAACCAAGACAGACTAACCTCTTTGGCTTCTGCCAGCACAAGAGGATCATAATGGATCAGTCATTAAATCACTCCCCCTCTGTCCATCCTTTTCACACCAGGCCAAAATAAACCAATTACAAATTAAATGAGCAGATCATGTCCCTGCTCTAAAACTTCCGCTAGTTTCCCATTACCCTCAGGCTAAAGCCAGACTCTGGATGGACCCAAACACCCTCCATCTCCAGACACACTGAGCCTCTGGAACAAGCTTAGGAAAGTTGACGGGCCCCAGGATTCTCAGGAACTGGGGGAGGAGTCCAGAAAAGAGACTCCTATTCTGGTTTCCTAGCCTGGGACACCCCATTCAAGATGAGAAACCCTTTCTGAGCTTGAATTAAAGCCCTccttggggcagagagagggaagatgggGAGTGAATCAGGCTGGAGGTGGGAGTGCCAGGAATGGGCTGGGCCCCGGGCACGGAGGGGTTAACTCCAAAGCGAATCTCCGAGAGCGAGATCAATGGGTTACTTACTgcagaaagaggcagaagcaaCGCAGGGAGGCAGAAAAGAACCAGGCAGAAGAGCATGCCACCCGGGGGAAATCAGGGACCAAGGAGGAGGTGGCCGGTGGCTACTCCTGAGGGAGCACCCGCCCAAGTCTGGCTCAGCGGAGGAGGTGCCTtgcaggagaaaagggaacagcgGGAGGCAGACCTGCACCTACAGGGAGGTGCCAAGGGGTAGCCGCTGAGCCAAGAGGCAGCCTCAGTCTGGCCGGTTCACCCAGGACCAAGCAGGGCCCTGTGCCCAGAATTGAGGTGGGTGTTACCCATCCTGAGCCTCAGGGGACTTGCTGcatgctgggggttggggggagcgcAGATACCACCTTtcttccctccaccctgcttcCCCGCATTCTCTTAATGTGTCCCATCAACCCAGAGGTCCCAGGCGAGCAGGGGGATCCACAGGTAGTAGCTGATAGGGCCGAGGGATGGAGCAAGGGTGAGAGTGGGCATGGCGTGCATAAatgcgcacgcacgcacacacacgcgtgcacacttACTCGCATGGGGGTCGGAGGCCCCACCTGTTACAGGCTGTCAGCTGAGCGCTCCAGCCTGGGAGTTAGGGTACCAGGCGGCAACAGCCCCAGGTCTGGCACTCAAAGTGTGATATTAGCTTCCCatgtcccctctctgagcctcagtttcctcttgtgCAAAAAGGGGGTCAGTGGCCTCTATGGTTTTCCCAGCTGTGCCACTGTGGGGCTTTCACTAAACCGGACTTTACGATGACTCAGGGATATCACCCGTGTTTTGCTGACTTTGACCTAAGTCCGATTCTCCCCCTGAGCTTCCAGCCCCTGCGGAGAAGAGAGGTCCGTCTATCAGCAGCTTGGCTTGGGttagcccctcccccacctcccgggTCCTCAGCCCATTCTGCTGGGAGGTATCCATCGCCTAATCCTTTCTCAGGGGGGTGTTCCCTAGGAAACTGAGAAACCCACCTCAGACACGTAGGCAATTGTGCCCGGCTTGCACGAGTGGATCTCAGGGAGAATCTGTGGCTGTCGCCCTCTTCCCACCGCCATGCCCCCAGGAGCTCCCCGCGCCCAGGAGACATGGCCAGGCTGAGGCCGGGGGGGGCCTGGATGGAGACCCCGCGGTCGTATGACCAGAGCCGGGAGCTCCTGTCTGAGGACTCCAGCTTCTTTCCCTCAGGTGCCCATCGGATGGGAAGATGGCTGATGCGCAGAACATTTCGCTAGACAGCCCAGGGAGCGTGGGGGCCGTGGTGGTACCCGTGGTGTTCGCCCTCATCTTCCTGCTGGGCACTGTGGGCAATGGGCTGGTGCTGGCCGTGCTGTTGCAGCCCAGCCCCAGTGCCTGGCAGGAGCCGGGCAGCACTACGGACCTGTTCATCCTCAACCTAGCAGTGGCCGACCTCTGCTTCATCCTGTGCTGCGTGCCCTTCCAGGCCGCCATCTACACGCTGGACGCCTGGCTCTTCGGGGCCCTCGTCTGCAAGGCTGTGCACCTGCTCATCTACCTCACCATGTACGCCAGCAGCTTCACGCTGGCCGCCGTCTCTGTGGACAGGTGCGCTGGGCCTGGGACCTGGCTgggtctgggctggggagggaagacCTAAACAGATTCCTTAGGAAGGAGAGCTTGGGGGACCAAAAAGGGAGAGgatggcagggagagaaggaacagctCTTCGGCCCCTACCAGTCTCTGCGCACCTGCAGAGCCTGCTCCAGCGGACcatcctgccccccacctcccaactcCACCGTGAGCTTCCAGAAGACATCTCTGTGTCTTACATGCCAGCAGAGgctggcacgtagtaggtgctccGTAAATGTGACATGAATGGCAAAAAGAACACATGAATGAATCCATCAGTTACCTTATTACCGCCCACACCCAGCCTAGGCTGTGGTCATACCTGTTTTCGCCGTTCCAAATTTGGAGTCCAATCCAGGcttggtgaccttgggcaagtctcttccCTCCAAGCCTCTATCCCGGCCTTGCTAGGAGGTGCCAGGCTCTGCTCCAAGCGCTGGGCATGTTACTGACCTCCACCCTAGCCCGCCACGGGGCGAGGCAGGTCGCGGGTCCGCAGATAGCGTCCCCgcggggtgcggggggtggggagcgcgGGGCCCTGCCACCCGCCGCGCTGACCCGGCGCCCGCCCGCAGGTACCTGGCCGTGCGGCACCCGCTGCGCTCGCGGGCCCTTCGCACGCCGCGCCACGCCCGCGCCGCCGTGGGCCTCGTGTGGCTGCTGGCGGCGCTCTTCTCGGCGCCCTACCTCAGCTACTACGGCACCGTGCGCTACGGCGCGCTCGAGCTCTGCGTGCCCGCCTGGGAGGACGCGCGCCGGCGCGCCCTCGACGTGGCCACCTTCGCCGCCGGCTACCTGCTGCCCGTGGCCGTGGTGAGCCTGGCCTACGCGCGCACGCTGCGCTTCCTGTGGGCGGCCGTGGGCCCCGCGGGCGCCGCGATGGCCGAGGCCCGGCGCAGAGCCACGGGCCGCGCGGGGCGCGCCATGCTGGCGGTGGCCGCGCTCTACGCCCTCTGCTGGGGCCCGCACCACGCGCTCATCCTCTGCTTCTGGTTCGGCCGCTTCGCCTTCAGCCCGGCCACCTACGCCTGCCGCCTGGCCTCGCACTGCCTCGCCTACGCCAACTCCTGCCTCAACCCGCTCGTCTACGCGCTCGCCTCGCGCCACTTCCGCGCGCGCCTCCGCCGCCTTTGGCCCTGTggccgccgccaccgccaccgccgcGCCCGGGCTCCCCCGGGTGCCCGTCGCCGCGTCCGCCCCGCCGCCTGCCCCGGGGACGCCCGGCCTCGCGGGAAGCTGCCGGCGGGCGGCGGCCGGGCTGGCGATCCGGGGGAAGGGCCCGCCCGCGCCTTAGAGGCTGGACGACGAGCCCCGTCTGCCCCAGGACCGGAATGAACTTTGTCCGCCTCCCCTCTGCGCGGGGGACCGTCTGTCTGCCATTCCGCTTCCCCCAGGGTATGGCGCCAGGCAGGAGTCCTCCGAGGCGAGGAGGCGCACCGTCTGAGCTGGGGCTCCAGTCCGGTGGACGCCCCTGGGCCTGGGCCGTGAAATTGGGTCCCCCCCCATCCCGGCTAAGCGCAGGCTCCCCGGCCCGACAGCCCCCAGATTCTGGCCATAGCCAGTCTGGCTCCAACTCAGTCAGCGGCTTCCAGGCCCTGC
Proteins encoded in this window:
- the GALR3 gene encoding galanin receptor type 3, with the protein product MADAQNISLDSPGSVGAVVVPVVFALIFLLGTVGNGLVLAVLLQPSPSAWQEPGSTTDLFILNLAVADLCFILCCVPFQAAIYTLDAWLFGALVCKAVHLLIYLTMYASSFTLAAVSVDRYLAVRHPLRSRALRTPRHARAAVGLVWLLAALFSAPYLSYYGTVRYGALELCVPAWEDARRRALDVATFAAGYLLPVAVVSLAYARTLRFLWAAVGPAGAAMAEARRRATGRAGRAMLAVAALYALCWGPHHALILCFWFGRFAFSPATYACRLASHCLAYANSCLNPLVYALASRHFRARLRRLWPCGRRHRHRRARAPPGARRRVRPAACPGDARPRGKLPAGGGRAGDPGEGPARALEAGRRAPSAPGPE
- the GCAT gene encoding 2-amino-3-ketobutyrate coenzyme A ligase, mitochondrial; this encodes MWAGRALHASLSAAPSSRRAQSALTQLRGVLQEELEAIRGAGTWKSERVITSRQGPRIHVDGVSGGILNFCANNYLGLSSHPEVIQAGLQALEEFGAGLSSTRFICGTQSIHKDLEAKIARFHQREDAILYPSCFDANAGLFEALLTPQDAVLSDELNHASIIDGIRLCKAHKYRYHHLDMADLEAKLQDAQKHRLRLVATDGAFSMDGDIAPLREICHLASRYDALVFVDECHATGFLGATGRGTDELLGVTDQVTIINSTLGKALGGASGGYTTGPEPLVSLLRQRSRPYLFSNSLPPAVVGCASKALDLLMESNAIVQTMAAKTQRFRSRMEAAGFTILGANHPICPVMLGDARLASCMADDMLKRGIFVIGFSYPVVPKGKARIRVQISAVHSEEDIDRCVEAFVEVGRLHGALP